Genomic window (Drosophila sulfurigaster albostrigata strain 15112-1811.04 chromosome 2R, ASM2355843v2, whole genome shotgun sequence):
ATTATCTTCCCAGTGCTAGCtggctgttgtggttgctgctggagtagatgctgttgttgctgttgtagatGTGGTTGTTGTGAATGTTGTAGtgagttttgctgttgcagtgtCAGCCCTGGACTGCTGCTATTGTATCCCTGGAAGACGGCACCTGTGGCGACAACGTTCAtttgattgctgttgctatttgcTGTGGCCGGTTTGAGAACATCACCCAAAGCATCAAAGccttttatgttgttgtttttgttgtgatttttatgattacatttgtttttgtttgtcatagttgcagttgttgttgtggttgttgttgttgttgtgggatAGCCAGCGCACCGTTTAGCAAGACATTTACACAAAGAGACATACACAGTATTTGATGTATAGAGTATGAAGCCCATCAGAATGTTTTCATTGAGTTATTCGCGTTTgttcaattgttttgttttgccagttttgttacacacacatatacatataaatatatgtatccatgtatatatattatttaagcgTTTTATGAATAAATGTCGTAATTTTTTACATAATGGATTTGTGCCACCAACATTAACGTATTGTAAACATGAAACAATGTGAGTTATCGTGTCAAgattttttgcagttttgttttttttttttttgtattacgTACataaagaacataaaaaagagaagagaaaaatacgttcacaaaataaataaagtgaatataaatgttgttttttagtgcaaaaatttctatttaaatggTTGTAggtttgattattattaattatgcattatAAGTTAGTTGATTAGTCTCTATGCCAAGCGGAAAGTGtggatattttttttaaatgttaatacaCAGGATTAAGGATTAAAACAGAAAGCAAGCAAAAGCCAACcccaatttaatttaaagaaaaacctTTCAGGAAAatcttattattaaatactcctaattatttactttatcaTGAGTAACAATAATACGTAAAACTTGAATGACCTATTAAGAATAGCgaattatttatctttttctGTATAAGTTTAACTTAATCACATTTAACTATTCAATAGCACAATCACGCAATTTTCCATAAATTTATGACATTGAAagtaaatttcataatatttacaaaacgaAACTAAAAACTGATAGTAACAAAGAGCACAAGGGACAACAGAATCAGATGAGAAAGATCGTAACTTAAAATCGTAGGTATTCTCAGCGACTAGATTTGACAGATAAATATATGTTCAGCTTAAGTTATAGAGTCTTCtatgcattgaaaatatacaagttACAAGACTCTAGAATTTAagaagatacagatacatatttTACGAGTAGACAGAACACAATTGCAGAGAGCTTATGAAACAAATTCGAGACCCTTAGTCGGGTGAATGTGATTTGAATATGATTTGTGGGTGTCTTCAGCACtacaagcacaacaaaatgGTGGTGACTATTAAAGCTTTGTACAATAACAAAGCACATCATATAATATTTCGTAGTGTTGTGACAttttttgaatagttttttttttttttactctctTCACGAGAAGTTCACCTGTGGGAAACTGTGCCATGGTGGGAGCAGATAATAACGCCGAATTATCTTgataatattgttgttgatgttgctgatgttgttgcatATAAAACATCGCTGCCTGCGGTTGATGATGCTCCGGTTGGTCCGCAAAATTACCAAAGGCAGCACCTTGGGGTTGCATATCATCGAAAAAGGGATTTGGtaaggacgacgacgacgtggACGCTGATTTCAGTTAACACAAATATGTATAGGATTTTTTTCGGGGGGATAgccataaaaacaatataattaaattataataaaagtaatattataaaattgtataatcaAAAAGACtgacaaaattcaaaatttattaaatacaaagaATTCTTATTCACACATACGTCGAAACCACGAGCACAagttttgaaatgttttgtgtgtttcttctgtatattttttaaactatGTTTAATCTCTGGGCTTAGCTAACATCTTGGGAGATAGTGTACATAAAATCTGAttgaattgttaattaaattgttagtACAACATGCTAAACACATGAGCAATTAATATTGaacattaaaattgattgagTGCATTTGGTTAGGAGACCACCGCGCCATATACAATAAACATAAttccaattaaattataaCCCAATTGAGAAACTTGAGCTTCGATTAGTTTTAAGCATAATTGAATTacataaattgcattgcagTTTAAATTGAATGGATTAATGAGAACATTGCTAACTGGTTTAAAGGGAACTTACCTGCTGGTTCCGTATTACCAAAAACAGACGTGAAATTACTATCGGAAACGAATGCATTTGTAGCAGCAGCGGAGGAAACTGAAGCGCCATTGAAAcctatttgattttatatttgttttggaTTGGAAttggttggttttttttgtggtgtttTTCATGGTCGGTGGACATGTGTCAACATTGCGATTTAGGTTTGATCAAGTCGTGTTTTTCATTGTtatcattgttgttattggttgtatttgttgttgttgttgttgtagttgttgtcgtaTTTGGGTAGGGAAAGAAAAAAGTGATGAAAATGAAGAGTAACAATACATTAGAGaagaattcaaatgaaaaaataaacttacaaaataatatattacataACAACGAAACTTAACGTttagcaaataaatgaaattgatgtTATTTATGATGAGATTTATGTGCATCGAAGAAATGTGCTTTAAGACGGCCAGAGAGCGATAATCGCTTGATTTTCGTTTGGGTCTGAGACAAGAGCTACAAGACAACATGGGTTACatctatacatacatatgtataccgttatgtacacatgtatatatgtatatataagcTACAATTAAACACCTAGCTATAAAGCACACACTTAACAAACTCAATAATCAACCTAAAAATGTacttaagaaaataataagaaaattatagCATGCTACCGTTATTATGCATCCACAAATTATTGGCATTTAATGCAGCACCTGTTGCTCCTGCGGTAGCGGCAGCATTGCCACCGCTATTGCCACCACTGGCCTCAAACATGTCGGCGAAAGGATTACCCAACTGCAGCAAATCATCGGATGCCTTTGTGGCCGACGCCTGAGGCGCcgatgctgcagcagcagcgggctGTGCCGACGCGGCACCAAACAGATCAACTATCGGCTGACCAGCCTGGGCGGCTGGCGGTGACGATAGGAATGGATTTGTTAGTGCAGCGCTAGCGCCAGCAGCACCGCTACTGGTGGGTGACGACACCTTGGACTAGCAATTGAAGGGGAAAGAGAAAGcgaaaagaatacaaaatagttTGATTAATTATGTTGCAATCAAGTATTAAGTGCCACTTACTTTGTACTGATTCATGGCGGCCTCCTCTTCGGCCAGCACCTGAGCTTTCAGCTGCTCATCAATGCCATTGGTGGTATCAAATTTACTCGATGCAGCTGCAGTGCCAAATGCCGAGCTAGTTGAAGAGAGCGCAGAAACAGCGGATTTTACATTCGTGCGTTGATAGCTTCTcaataattgaagaaaatgcaaccaaaatacaaaatcataGAACAAAGAAGTaaacaaaaactcaaattaattaataatgaacaaacaataattatgaaatcaatatgtaatacaaaattgaaagtaattcataataaatgaaattggaATTAGCTGGGAACTTCAACACACCTTGACGACTGTGTAGGCGTATTGGCAGCCGACACCTTACGTCCCTCCAACGTAGCCAAGTGCTGCTCCAAGGCATCTAGCAAAGAGCTGGGTGCCTTTGTCAAGTCGGGAATATCTCCCTTATCAATGCCCACATTCTGAAAAACAATTGAAGTGAGCTTTATTTAGTCATAAATTATGACAAGACGGTTTACCTCGGCCACTTTAAGGAATTCGCCAACGCGATCCATGCGAACCAAGAACTTTTTGTACAAGTCCAAAGCATCGCGAGCCTGCTTCTTGTTCATATCAAAGTATTTCTCCAGTAAATTGATAATACCATCATTATAGCAGGCAAACAAACGAATCAAATCACGGAACAGCAACATAAAACTCATATTGATGACACCTGTgtaacaatatacatatagagtTAATACTCAGATATCTGGCTGTCAATCTCATACGCACCATTGGTCAAATCATTGGACTGACAATCAAACTCCAGTAACCCATCCAATTGTGCCTGCAAAACTGGCAACGTCTTTAAGAGCTTGTCCGCGTTCATGTTACGCAACGATCCCTCCTCTTTCCTAATGGTTGAATGGTTAAACAAGTCAATATTGAGGTCTGTATTTTGAGCTGTGTATTTTACTTACCCGCGCTTCACTTTGCAGAAGTCGAAAGCCATGGCGCGATAGGAGAGCGACTTCTCATTCAAATACTTGGCATAGCGTCGTATAAAAGGCGACATATCATAACCTGTTGAATGTCcgaattataaaatattaacataGACTCTAAGGCGAATGAAGTGCACAATAATATTTCGCCAATCTTACGATCGTTAGTTAAATACTTTAACAAATTTAGAAATCCAAATATGGAACTTTTCAACATGAGTGTTTAGTTAGGTTTTAGTCAATTTTTGTATCTTGCTTGGGAAGTTGTTTAGTATACAGCCATGGCCAGAAAAGTGTAGTGGTGTTGTttttcgatttcgttttcattttagtttttcttgttAGTCCTACACCGCTATGGAACTTTTCTGTAAAATACTCACCCATTCTGCCACCTGGAACGCCCATGCCACCATCTGTAGTATAGGTTTTATAATTcgcatattcatatttatatttatattggaAATCAAGTCGATTTCGAATTATAATTAATCATTATATTATGGATGTAAGTAAGCAGCGCATGTCGAGACacaatattattgaaatgttatcATTAGAACGGATACACATTGATGATTAAGCCAAACGCAATCGCAGCATTCACATATGAGATAAAAGAGTCAATGAGAAG
Coding sequences:
- the LOC133836321 gene encoding phosphatidylinositol-binding clathrin assembly protein LAP isoform X13, with product MTMAGQTINDRLLAARHSLAGQGLAKSVCKATTEECIGPKKKHLDYLVHCTNEPNVSIPHLANLLIERSQNANWVVVYKSLITTHHLMAYGNERFMQYLASSNSTFNLSSFLDKGTVQGYDMSPFIRRYAKYLNEKSLSYRAMAFDFCKVKRGKEEGSLRNMNADKLLKTLPVLQAQLDGLLEFDCQSNDLTNGVINMSFMLLFRDLIRLFACYNDGIINLLEKYFDMNKKQARDALDLYKKFLVRMDRVGEFLKVAENVGIDKGDIPDLTKAPSSLLDALEQHLATLEGRKVSAANTPTQSSSYQRTNVKSAVSALSSTSSAFGTAAASSKFDTTNGIDEQLKAQVLAEEEAAMNQYKSKVSSPTSSGAAGASAALTNPFLSSPPAAQAGQPIVDLFGAASAQPAAAAASAPQASATKASDDLLQLGNPFADMFEASGGNSGGNAAATAGATGAALNANNLWMHNNGFNGASVSSAAATNAFVSDSNFTSVFGNTEPAGFDALGDVLKPATANSNSNQMNVVATGAVFQGYNSSSPGLTLQQQNSLQHSQQPHLQQQQQHLLQQQPQQPASTGKIITGDLDSSLMSLVDNLNINKTASAKPVQWNSPKNTAKPGANWTPQPMAATTGAGYRPMAHGMTVSPAPITINHPYIHASYPVMPNYMQGMPVMGQQQPNMMAQPAPLTGGQQTMMGAPQTNAATSATGIMQPTQATLNGGNKNVPLDPFGAL
- the LOC133836321 gene encoding phosphatidylinositol-binding clathrin assembly protein LAP isoform X5, which encodes MTMAGQTINDRLLAARHSLAGQGLAKSVCKATTEECIGPKKKHLDYLVHCTNEPNVSIPHLANLLIERSQNANWVVVYKSLITTHHLMAYGNERFMQYLASSNSTFNLSSFLDKGTVQGYDMSPFIRRYAKYLNEKSLSYRAMAFDFCKVKRGKEEGSLRNMNADKLLKTLPVLQAQLDGLLEFDCQSNDLTNGVINMSFMLLFRDLIRLFACYNDGIINLLEKYFDMNKKQARDALDLYKKFLVRMDRVGEFLKVAENVGIDKGDIPDLTKAPSSLLDALEQHLATLEGRKVSAANTPTQSSSYQRTNVKSAVSALSSTSSAFGTAAASSKFDTTNGIDEQLKAQVLAEEEAAMNQYKSKVSSPTSSGAAGASAALTNPFLSSPPAAQAGQPIVDLFGAASAQPAAAAASAPQASATKASDDLLQLGNPFADMFEASGGNSGGNAAATAGATGAALNANNLWMHNNGFNGASVSSAAATNAFVSDSNFTSVFGNTEPAASTSSSSLPNPFFDDMQPQGAAFGNFADQPEHHQPQAAMFYMQQHQQHQQQYYQDNSALLSAPTMAQFPTGFDALGDVLKPATANSNSNQMNVVATGAVFQGYNSSSPGLTLQQQNSLQHSQQPHLQQQQQHLLQQQPQQPASTGKIITGDLDSSLMSLVDNLNINKTASAKPVQWNSPKNTAKPGANWTPQPMAATTGAGYRPMAHGMTVSPAPITINHPYIHASYPVMPNYMQGMPVMGQQQPNMMAQPAPLTGGQQTMMGAPQTNAATSATGIMQPTQATLNGGNKNVPLDPFGAL
- the LOC133836321 gene encoding phosphatidylinositol-binding clathrin assembly protein LAP isoform X2; the encoded protein is MTMAGQTINDRLLAARHSLAGQGLAKSVCKATTEECIGPKKKHLDYLVHCTNEPNVSIPHLANLLIERSQNANWVVVYKSLITTHHLMAYGNERFMQYLASSNSTFNLSSFLDKGTVQDGGMGVPGGRMGYDMSPFIRRYAKYLNEKSLSYRAMAFDFCKVKRGKEEGSLRNMNADKLLKTLPVLQAQLDGLLEFDCQSNDLTNGVINMSFMLLFRDLIRLFACYNDGIINLLEKYFDMNKKQARDALDLYKKFLVRMDRVGEFLKVAENVGIDKGDIPDLTKAPSSLLDALEQHLATLEGRKVSAANTPTQSSSYQRTNVKSAVSALSSTSSAFGTAAASSKFDTTNGIDEQLKAQVLAEEEAAMNQYKSKVSSPTSSGAAGASAALTNPFLSSPPAAQAGQPIVDLFGAASAQPAAAAASAPQASATKASDDLLQLGNPFADMFEASGGNSGGNAAATAGATGAALNANNLWMHNNGFNGASVSSAAATNAFVSDSNFTSVFGNTEPAASTSSSSLPNPFFDDMQPQGAAFGNFADQPEHHQPQAAMFYMQQHQQHQQQYYQDNSALLSAPTMAQFPTGFDALGDVLKPATANSNSNQMNVVATGAVFQGYNSSSPGLTLQQQNSLQHSQQPHLQQQQQHLLQQQPQQPASTGKIITGDLDSSLMSLVDNLNINKTASAKPVQWNSPKNTAKPGANWTPQPMAATTGAGYRPMAHGMTVSPAPITINHPYIHASYPVMPNYMQGMPVMGQQQPNMMAQPAPLTGGQQTMMGAPQTNAATSATGIMQPTQATLNGGNKNVPLDPFGAL
- the LOC133836321 gene encoding phosphatidylinositol-binding clathrin assembly protein LAP isoform X15, translating into MTMAGQTINDRLLAARHSLAGQGLAKSVCKATTEECIGPKKKHLDYLVHCTNEPNVSIPHLANLLIERSQNANWVVVYKSLITTHHLMAYGNERFMQYLASSNSTFNLSSFLDKGTVQDGGMGVPGGRMGYDMSPFIRRYAKYLNEKSLSYRAMAFDFCKVKRGKEEGSLRNMNADKLLKTLPVLQAQLDGLLEFDCQSNDLTNGVINMSFMLLFRDLIRLFACYNDGIINLLEKYFDMNKKQARDALDLYKKFLVRMDRVGEFLKVAENVGIDKGDIPDLTKAPSSLLDALEQHLATLEGRKVSAANTPTQSSRSYQRTNVKSAVSALSSTSSAFGTAAASSKFDTTNGIDEQLKAQVLAEEEAAMNQYKSKVSSPTSSGAAGASAALTNPFLSSPPAAQAGQPIVDLFGAASAQPAAAAASAPQASATKASDDLLQLGNPFADMFEASGGNSGGNAAATAGATGAALNANNLWMHNNGFNGASVSSAAATNAFVSDSNFTSVFGNTEPAGAVFQGYNSSSPGLTLQQQNSLQHSQQPHLQQQQQHLLQQQPQQPASTGKIITGDLDSSLMSLVDNLNINKTASAKPVQWNSPKNTAKPGANWTPQPMAATTGAGYRPMAHGMTVSPAPITINHPYIHASYPVMPNYMQGMPVMGQQQPNMMAQPAPLTGGQQTMMGAPQTNAATSATGIMQPTQATLNGGNKNVPLDPFGAL
- the LOC133836321 gene encoding phosphatidylinositol-binding clathrin assembly protein LAP isoform X12; translation: MTMAGQTINDRLLAARHSLAGQGLAKSVCKATTEECIGPKKKHLDYLVHCTNEPNVSIPHLANLLIERSQNANWVVVYKSLITTHHLMAYGNERFMQYLASSNSTFNLSSFLDKGTVQDGGMGVPGGRMGYDMSPFIRRYAKYLNEKSLSYRAMAFDFCKVKRGKEEGSLRNMNADKLLKTLPVLQAQLDGLLEFDCQSNDLTNGVINMSFMLLFRDLIRLFACYNDGIINLLEKYFDMNKKQARDALDLYKKFLVRMDRVGEFLKVAENVGIDKGDIPDLTKAPSSLLDALEQHLATLEGRKVSAANTPTQSSRSYQRTNVKSAVSALSSTSSAFGTAAASSKFDTTNGIDEQLKAQVLAEEEAAMNQYKSKVSSPTSSGAAGASAALTNPFLSSPPAAQAGQPIVDLFGAASAQPAAAAASAPQASATKASDDLLQLGNPFADMFEASGGNSGGNAAATAGATGAALNANNLWMHNNGFNGASVSSAAATNAFVSDSNFTSVFGNTEPAGFDALGDVLKPATANSNSNQMNVVATGAVFQGYNSSSPGLTLQQQNSLQHSQQPHLQQQQQHLLQQQPQQPASTGKIITGDLDSSLMSLVDNLNINKTASAKPVQWNSPKNTAKPGANWTPQPMAATTGAGYRPMAHGMTVSPAPITINHPYIHASYPVMPNYMQGMPVMGQQQPNMMAQPAPLTGGQQTMMGAPQTNAATSATGIMQPTQATLNGGNKNVPLDPFGAL
- the LOC133836321 gene encoding phosphatidylinositol-binding clathrin assembly protein LAP isoform X14, giving the protein MTMAGQTINDRLLAARHSLAGQGLAKSVCKATTEECIGPKKKHLDYLVHCTNEPNVSIPHLANLLIERSQNANWVVVYKSLITTHHLMAYGNERFMQYLASSNSTFNLSSFLDKGTVQDGGMGVPGGRMGYDMSPFIRRYAKYLNEKSLSYRAMAFDFCKVKRGKEEGSLRNMNADKLLKTLPVLQAQLDGLLEFDCQSNDLTNGVINMSFMLLFRDLIRLFACYNDGIINLLEKYFDMNKKQARDALDLYKKFLVRMDRVGEFLKVAENVGIDKGDIPDLTKAPSSLLDALEQHLATLEGRKVSAANTPTQSSRSYQRTNVKSAVSALSSTSSAFGTAAASSKFDTTNGIDEQLKAQVLAEEEAAMNQYKSKVSSPTSSGAAGASAALTNPFLSSPPAAQAGQPIVDLFGAASAQPAAAAASAPQASATKASDDLLQLGNPFADMFEASGGNSGGNAAATAGATGFNGASVSSAAATNAFVSDSNFTSVFGNTEPAGFDALGDVLKPATANSNSNQMNVVATGAVFQGYNSSSPGLTLQQQNSLQHSQQPHLQQQQQHLLQQQPQQPASTGKIITGDLDSSLMSLVDNLNINKTASAKPVQWNSPKNTAKPGANWTPQPMAATTGAGYRPMAHGMTVSPAPITINHPYIHASYPVMPNYMQGMPVMGQQQPNMMAQPAPLTGGQQTMMGAPQTNAATSATGIMQPTQATLNGGNKNVPLDPFGAL
- the LOC133836321 gene encoding phosphatidylinositol-binding clathrin assembly protein LAP isoform X7, whose protein sequence is MTMAGQTINDRLLAARHSLAGQGLAKSVCKATTEECIGPKKKHLDYLVHCTNEPNVSIPHLANLLIERSQNANWVVVYKSLITTHHLMAYGNERFMQYLASSNSTFNLSSFLDKGTVQDGGMGVPGGRMGYDMSPFIRRYAKYLNEKSLSYRAMAFDFCKVKRGKEEGSLRNMNADKLLKTLPVLQAQLDGLLEFDCQSNDLTNGVINMSFMLLFRDLIRLFACYNDGIINLLEKYFDMNKKQARDALDLYKKFLVRMDRVGEFLKVAENVGIDKGDIPDLTKAPSSLLDALEQHLATLEGRKVSAANTPTQSSSYQRTNVKSAVSALSSTSSAFGTAAASSKFDTTNGIDEQLKAQVLAEEEAAMNQYKSKVSSPTSSGAAGASAALTNPFLSSPPAAQAGQPIVDLFGAASAQPAAAAASAPQASATKASDDLLQLGNPFADMFEASGGNSGGNAAATAGATGFNGASVSSAAATNAFVSDSNFTSVFGNTEPAASTSSSSLPNPFFDDMQPQGAAFGNFADQPEHHQPQAAMFYMQQHQQHQQQYYQDNSALLSAPTMAQFPTGFDALGDVLKPATANSNSNQMNVVATGAVFQGYNSSSPGLTLQQQNSLQHSQQPHLQQQQQHLLQQQPQQPASTGKIITGDLDSSLMSLVDNLNINKTASAKPVQWNSPKNTAKPGANWTPQPMAATTGAGYRPMAHGMTVSPAPITINHPYIHASYPVMPNYMQGMPVMGQQQPNMMAQPAPLTGGQQTMMGAPQTNAATSATGIMQPTQATLNGGNKNVPLDPFGAL
- the LOC133836321 gene encoding phosphatidylinositol-binding clathrin assembly protein LAP isoform X18 — protein: MTMAGQTINDRLLAARHSLAGQGLAKSVCKATTEECIGPKKKHLDYLVHCTNEPNVSIPHLANLLIERSQNANWVVVYKSLITTHHLMAYGNERFMQYLASSNSTFNLSSFLDKGTVQDGGMGVPGGRMGYDMSPFIRRYAKYLNEKSLSYRAMAFDFCKVKRGKEEGSLRNMNADKLLKTLPVLQAQLDGLLEFDCQSNDLTNGVINMSFMLLFRDLIRLFACYNDGIINLLEKYFDMNKKQARDALDLYKKFLVRMDRVGEFLKVAENVGIDKGDIPDLTKAPSSLLDALEQHLATLEGRKVSAANTPTQSSRSYQRTNVKSAVSALSSTSSAFGTAAASSKFDTTNGIDEQLKAQVLAEEEAAMNQYKSKVSSPTSSGAAGASAALTNPFLSSPPAAQAGQPIVDLFGAASAQPAAAAASAPQASATKASDDLLQLGNPFADMFEASGGNSGGNAAATAGATGAALNANNLWMHNNGFNGASVSSAAATNAFVSDSNFTSVFGNTEPAGHAGDGAAATEYDGTASPFDWGATDDDGSAAN
- the LOC133836321 gene encoding phosphatidylinositol-binding clathrin assembly protein LAP isoform X19, with amino-acid sequence MTMAGQTINDRLLAARHSLAGQGLAKSVCKATTEECIGPKKKHLDYLVHCTNEPNVSIPHLANLLIERSQNANWVVVYKSLITTHHLMAYGNERFMQYLASSNSTFNLSSFLDKGTVQDGGMGVPGGRMGYDMSPFIRRYAKYLNEKSLSYRAMAFDFCKVKRGKEEGSLRNMNADKLLKTLPVLQAQLDGLLEFDCQSNDLTNGVINMSFMLLFRDLIRLFACYNDGIINLLEKYFDMNKKQARDALDLYKKFLVRMDRVGEFLKVAENVGIDKGDIPDLTKAPSSLLDALEQHLATLEGRKVSAANTPTQSSRSYQRTNVKSAVSALSSTSSAFGTAAASSKFDTTNGIDEQLKAQVLAEEEAAMNQYKSKVSSPTSSGAAGASAALTNPFLSSPPAAQAGQPIVDLFGAASAQPAAAAASAPQASATKASDDLLQLGNPFADMFEASGGNSGGNAAATAGATGFNGASVSSAAATNAFVSDSNFTSVFGNTEPAGHAGDGAAATEYDGTASPFDWGATDDDGSAAN
- the LOC133836321 gene encoding phosphatidylinositol-binding clathrin assembly protein LAP isoform X20, whose amino-acid sequence is MTMAGQTINDRLLAARHSLAGQGLAKSVCKATTEECIGPKKKHLDYLVHCTNEPNVSIPHLANLLIERSQNANWVVVYKSLITTHHLMAYGNERFMQYLASSNSTFNLSSFLDKGTVQDGGMGVPGGRMGYDMSPFIRRYAKYLNEKSLSYRAMAFDFCKVKRGKEEGSLRNMNADKLLKTLPVLQAQLDGLLEFDCQSNDLTNGVINMSFMLLFRDLIRLFACYNDGIINLLEKYFDMNKKQARDALDLYKKFLVRMDRVGEFLKVAENVGIDKGDIPDLTKAPSSLLDALEQHLATLEGRKVSAANTPTQSSRSYQRTNVKSAVSALSSTSSAFGTAAASSKFDTTNGIDEQLKAQVLAEEEAAMNQYKSKVSSPTSSGAAGASAALTNPFLSSPPAAQAGQPIVDLFGAASAQPAAAAASAPQASATKASDDLLQLGNPFADMFEASGGNSGGNAAATAGATGHAGDGAAATEYDGTASPFDWGATDDDGSAAN
- the LOC133836321 gene encoding phosphatidylinositol-binding clathrin assembly protein LAP isoform X21, giving the protein MTMAGQTINDRLLAARHSLAGQGLAKSVCKATTEECIGPKKKHLDYLVHCTNEPNVSIPHLANLLIERSQNANWVVVYKSLITTHHLMAYGNERFMQYLASSNSTFNLSSFLDKGTVQDGGMGVPGGRMGYDMSPFIRRYAKYLNEKSLSYRAMAFDFCKVKRGKEEGSLRNMNADKLLKTLPVLQAQLDGLLEFDCQSNDLTNGVINMSFMLLFRDLIRLFACYNDGIINLLEKYFDMNKKQARDALDLYKKFLVRMDRVGEFLKVAENVGIDKGDIPDLTKAPSSLLDALEQHLATLEGRKVSAANTPTQSSSSAFGTAAASSKFDTTNGIDEQLKAQVLAEEEAAMNQYKSKVSSPTSSGAAGASAALTNPFLSSPPAAQAGQPIVDLFGAASAQPAAAAASAPQASATKASDDLLQLGNPFADMFEASGGNSGGNAAATAGATGHAGDGAAATEYDGTASPFDWGATDDDGSAAN